A region of Chitinophaga horti DNA encodes the following proteins:
- a CDS encoding glycosyl hydrolase 115 family protein, protein MRLFFFAIICACLLPASVRATDFDLVTPGRKVSIYYSAGATQLDSITAHLLAADIQRVTGYKPFVGTDIAKAKGNIILIGNQQGVPLQYADSLQGQWERYTLQVVAQPFPGVSQALVIAGSDVRGTAYGVFDISARIGVSPWYWWADAIPRKQARLSLNIAPFLSAPPSVQYRGIFLNDEDWGLQPWSAKTFEPELGDIGPKTYAKIFELLLRLKANMIWPAMHECTRAFYSVPGNVETAAAYHIVVGSSHAEPMLRTNTREWDKKTMGDFNYVTNQSAVDRYWEARVKQSSKLDAIYTVGMRGVHDSGIEGVKTVAETVPLLERIFQSQRKMLQQYVNPDISRVPQAFTVYKEVLEVYDAGVKVPDDVTIIWPDDNYGYIQRLNNGRERQRQGGSGVYYHASYWGRPHDYLWLPSTHPSLMQEEMTKAYRLGSRKIWVVNVGDIKSIEYNMTSFLDAAYNIQPFLDSRYAKVHLRNWVAQNTGEAHADTIAGLLWKYYDLAFERRPEFMGWSQTEPTTKTGRTAYNHQFYGDQAQRRLDEYQAIQKGVEALRKRMPTQTQDCFFQLVYYPVKCASLINQKFLYQDKAALYGQQGRVVAGWYDSLASTAYKGIVAETDYYNRVLSNGKWAHMMSMAPRKLPVFDPPARTEVTANTTSAWQVKAEGGQADALPILSAVDGQPVFLDVYLTASKQLDFTIAPSASWIRPSLTSGRLTPHGLSSQKRIWINVDWKVAPKTAAFDGYVTIKAGGSTHQVKVTARRPAAPVNFAGHSGDKGYVAINPLHYQQRDDDSRGWQPLMGLGAYGASLQAAVSEQPIKDTTENTIRRMPSVSYYFTSPETRDAKIDICTLPTCPVNDSIGVRYAVSLDNGPLRIMNFRTFGRSNEWKQAVLSNTITRTFEVQQLTAGAHELKIYVIDPGVILDRIIIDLGGLQPFYGSIPESGIINPSNQ, encoded by the coding sequence ATGCGATTATTTTTCTTCGCCATTATTTGTGCCTGCCTGTTGCCTGCTTCTGTCCGCGCTACGGATTTCGACCTGGTTACGCCCGGCAGGAAAGTGAGCATCTATTACAGCGCCGGCGCCACTCAACTCGATTCGATCACCGCTCATTTGCTGGCAGCAGATATACAGCGGGTGACGGGTTATAAACCGTTCGTAGGGACGGATATCGCAAAGGCCAAAGGAAATATTATTCTCATCGGTAACCAGCAGGGTGTACCACTTCAGTATGCCGACAGTCTGCAGGGCCAGTGGGAACGTTATACATTGCAGGTGGTAGCGCAACCTTTTCCCGGCGTGTCGCAGGCACTGGTAATCGCGGGCAGCGATGTTCGCGGTACGGCTTATGGGGTGTTTGACATATCTGCAAGGATAGGTGTTAGTCCCTGGTATTGGTGGGCAGATGCAATCCCGCGTAAACAGGCAAGGTTGTCGCTTAACATAGCTCCTTTCCTCTCGGCACCGCCTTCTGTTCAATACCGCGGTATCTTTCTGAATGATGAAGATTGGGGACTACAGCCATGGTCTGCCAAAACATTCGAACCGGAACTGGGTGACATCGGACCCAAAACGTATGCAAAAATCTTCGAGCTGCTCCTGCGCCTTAAAGCTAATATGATATGGCCCGCTATGCATGAATGCACCCGGGCCTTTTACAGCGTGCCCGGCAACGTGGAAACCGCAGCGGCTTATCACATCGTAGTGGGGTCGAGCCATGCGGAGCCCATGTTGCGCACCAATACCCGCGAATGGGACAAGAAAACCATGGGTGACTTTAATTACGTAACCAATCAGTCGGCGGTAGACCGATACTGGGAGGCGCGTGTAAAACAGAGCAGTAAGCTGGATGCTATCTACACCGTGGGTATGCGCGGTGTGCACGATTCGGGGATCGAAGGGGTGAAAACCGTGGCCGAAACAGTACCGCTGCTCGAACGCATTTTTCAGTCGCAGCGGAAGATGTTGCAGCAATATGTGAACCCCGACATCTCCCGCGTTCCGCAGGCGTTCACCGTTTACAAAGAAGTACTGGAAGTGTACGACGCCGGGGTAAAAGTGCCCGACGATGTAACGATCATCTGGCCCGACGATAACTACGGTTATATCCAGCGATTGAATAACGGCAGGGAACGTCAGCGCCAGGGTGGTTCAGGGGTATATTATCATGCCTCATACTGGGGCAGGCCGCACGACTACCTGTGGTTGCCATCTACCCATCCTTCCCTGATGCAGGAGGAAATGACAAAGGCTTACAGGTTAGGCAGCCGTAAAATATGGGTAGTGAACGTAGGCGATATCAAGTCGATCGAATACAATATGACAAGCTTCCTGGATGCGGCTTACAATATTCAGCCGTTCCTCGACAGCCGTTACGCAAAAGTGCATCTCCGTAACTGGGTGGCGCAAAATACCGGTGAAGCGCATGCTGATACCATTGCAGGCCTGTTATGGAAATATTACGACCTGGCGTTTGAACGCCGCCCCGAGTTCATGGGATGGAGCCAGACAGAACCCACCACTAAAACGGGCCGTACCGCGTACAATCATCAATTCTATGGCGACCAGGCACAACGCCGGCTGGATGAATACCAGGCTATTCAGAAAGGAGTTGAGGCGCTTCGGAAACGCATGCCCACGCAAACGCAGGATTGTTTTTTTCAGCTGGTATACTACCCGGTGAAATGTGCATCGCTCATTAATCAGAAATTTCTTTACCAGGACAAGGCCGCCCTCTATGGTCAGCAGGGAAGAGTAGTGGCCGGTTGGTACGACTCGCTGGCCAGCACCGCGTATAAAGGCATTGTTGCCGAAACGGACTATTACAACCGGGTTTTAAGCAACGGCAAGTGGGCGCATATGATGTCCATGGCGCCAAGAAAACTGCCTGTGTTCGATCCACCAGCGCGCACGGAGGTCACAGCAAACACGACCAGCGCCTGGCAGGTGAAAGCAGAAGGTGGTCAGGCTGACGCACTACCCATACTAAGCGCGGTTGACGGGCAACCGGTGTTTCTCGACGTTTATCTTACTGCGAGTAAACAACTGGATTTTACGATCGCGCCTTCAGCCAGCTGGATACGGCCGTCATTGACCAGCGGTCGACTGACCCCACATGGATTATCCAGTCAAAAACGTATATGGATAAACGTAGATTGGAAGGTTGCTCCCAAAACTGCAGCATTCGATGGCTACGTCACCATAAAGGCTGGCGGCAGCACTCATCAGGTAAAGGTGACGGCCCGCAGGCCCGCTGCGCCCGTTAATTTCGCCGGCCATAGCGGCGATAAGGGTTATGTTGCCATCAACCCCTTACATTACCAGCAACGTGACGATGATTCAAGAGGATGGCAGCCCTTGATGGGGTTAGGTGCTTATGGCGCTTCCTTACAGGCTGCGGTATCTGAACAGCCGATAAAAGACACGACCGAAAACACCATCCGCCGGATGCCTTCTGTAAGTTATTATTTCACGTCACCGGAAACGCGCGATGCGAAGATCGATATCTGCACATTGCCCACATGCCCTGTCAACGACAGCATAGGCGTTAGATACGCCGTTAGTCTCGACAACGGGCCTTTACGTATCATGAATTTCCGCACCTTCGGGCGGAGTAATGAGTGGAAACAGGCGGTTTTAAGTAATACCATCACCCGCACTTTCGAGGTGCAACAACTCACTGCGGGCGCACACGAGTTGAAGATATACGTGATAGATCCCGGGGTGATACTCGACCGGATCATCATCGACCTCGGTGGGTTACAACCTTTTTACGGATCGATACCCGAATCCGGCATTATAAATCCATCTAACCAATGA
- a CDS encoding RagB/SusD family nutrient uptake outer membrane protein, with protein MNKAFKYILSGMMLASVSCSKDFLDEKPVSFLSSSNGLVTYADFNAAVNDLYRVVRMEFYTRDENYPFDYLYSTDLVFDGQPNTRRHTNLVATFAPSGGNNVPLTHWSTLYKIVAQANTIISRTPGASLTDAQKTLLIAKAKFFRAFGYRTLGYLFGGVPLSLEDVTTPKTDYVRATRAEVYAQCIADLKDAVAGLPAINTVLDGEISAQAAGHLLAEVYLAAGENQNAVDAATAVISNANVGLMKNRFGTGANNAAGNVYWDLFQPGNQNRKSGNTEGLWVIQMETDIPGGSAVSTAQAGSYLLERHHAPYVGSLLSNGRNPFLWPVSNSSGGRGIGWAVSTKHFSDDIWQSDFNNDIRNANINFVRVFTANNPASPLNGQPINTSAPPPGITVPSRGFYAYQAKSTTPGQHPANLIQNATTGLLKATAGGTYTDQYMFRLAETYLIRAEAYMKLNQPGNAVLDLNAVRSRSNATGVQEAAVNIDYILDERMRELGVEEKRMLTLTRLGLRYDRVKRFNPYYSDITTTYNLWPIPADEIERNKDAVLDQNDGYN; from the coding sequence ATGAACAAAGCATTTAAATATATATTGTCGGGGATGATGCTGGCGAGCGTTTCGTGCAGCAAAGATTTCCTGGACGAAAAGCCTGTATCATTCCTCAGCTCCTCTAACGGTCTTGTTACCTACGCCGACTTTAATGCGGCGGTCAATGATCTGTACCGCGTGGTGCGGATGGAGTTTTATACCCGCGATGAAAATTATCCATTCGACTACCTGTACAGCACCGACCTGGTGTTTGACGGGCAGCCGAACACCCGTCGCCATACAAATCTCGTAGCTACTTTCGCACCATCCGGCGGTAATAACGTGCCGCTCACGCATTGGTCTACACTTTACAAAATAGTGGCACAGGCCAATACGATCATCAGCAGAACCCCGGGAGCTTCGCTGACGGATGCACAAAAGACTTTGCTGATTGCGAAAGCGAAATTCTTCAGGGCGTTTGGTTACCGCACACTGGGTTACCTTTTTGGCGGTGTGCCGTTGTCGCTCGAAGATGTAACGACGCCTAAAACCGACTACGTGCGCGCCACCCGTGCAGAGGTGTATGCGCAATGTATAGCCGACCTGAAAGATGCAGTAGCCGGTCTGCCCGCGATCAATACTGTGCTCGATGGCGAGATCAGCGCCCAGGCAGCAGGCCACCTGCTGGCGGAAGTATACCTGGCAGCCGGAGAAAATCAGAATGCCGTAGACGCCGCCACCGCCGTAATCAGCAATGCCAATGTGGGATTGATGAAGAACAGGTTTGGTACCGGTGCTAACAATGCCGCGGGCAACGTGTACTGGGATTTGTTCCAACCCGGCAACCAAAACCGCAAGTCGGGCAATACAGAAGGTTTGTGGGTGATACAGATGGAGACCGACATCCCGGGCGGCAGCGCCGTGTCAACCGCGCAGGCGGGCAGTTACCTGCTTGAACGGCATCATGCGCCGTACGTGGGATCACTGTTGTCCAATGGCAGAAATCCTTTCCTGTGGCCGGTGAGCAACAGTTCGGGTGGCCGCGGTATCGGCTGGGCCGTATCTACCAAACATTTCAGCGACGACATCTGGCAAAGCGATTTCAATAACGATATCCGCAATGCGAACATCAACTTCGTGCGGGTGTTCACGGCTAATAACCCGGCTTCACCGCTGAACGGGCAGCCGATCAATACGAGTGCGCCGCCGCCGGGTATTACGGTGCCTTCCAGGGGCTTTTACGCGTATCAGGCTAAAAGTACCACGCCTGGTCAGCACCCGGCCAACCTCATACAAAATGCAACTACCGGCTTACTGAAAGCTACGGCCGGCGGTACCTACACCGATCAATATATGTTCCGCCTCGCAGAAACGTACCTCATCCGCGCTGAAGCCTATATGAAACTCAACCAGCCCGGGAACGCGGTACTCGACCTGAACGCCGTGCGAAGCCGGTCGAACGCCACCGGTGTACAGGAAGCCGCTGTAAATATCGATTACATACTGGATGAGCGGATGCGTGAGCTGGGTGTCGAGGAAAAAAGAATGCTGACACTTACCCGCCTGGGATTGCGGTATGACCGCGTGAAGCGCTTCAATCCGTATTACAGCGACATTACCACCACTTACAACCTCTGGCCTATACCAGCGGATGAAATTGAGCGTAATAAAGATGCGGTACTTGATCAAAACGACGGATATAACTGA